In Archangium violaceum, the following are encoded in one genomic region:
- a CDS encoding histone deacetylase family protein, translating into MTQTLLLTDPLFLKHDPGEDHPERPARLAHILDLLERKPVWGIERRVPRPATEEELAAVHTPRLREYLKGLRGRHEVVDPDTLTSPDSYDAAVLAAGASVQAVEEVMSGRASNAFALVRPPGHHAEPDKAMGFCLFNNVAIAAEAARRQGAERVLILDWDVHHGNGTQAAFWKRRDVLYMSVHQYPYYPDTGAPHDVGEGPGEGYTLNCGLPGGSTDADYGAIYQDLFLPVAQAYKPDVVLVSAGFDAHHRDPIGGMVLTERGFAAMCTDMLELAQSACGGKLVLFLEGGYSLEGLARSVHCCVEVMAGEAKDSFPGGVSREAAAALRSSREALRPYWSVLRG; encoded by the coding sequence ATGACCCAGACGCTGCTGTTGACCGACCCGCTCTTCCTCAAACACGACCCGGGCGAGGACCATCCCGAGCGGCCGGCGCGGCTGGCGCACATCCTGGATCTGTTGGAGCGCAAGCCCGTCTGGGGAATCGAGCGCCGGGTCCCTCGCCCGGCCACCGAGGAGGAGCTGGCGGCCGTACACACACCGCGACTGCGCGAGTACCTCAAGGGGCTGCGAGGGCGGCACGAGGTGGTCGATCCGGACACGTTGACGTCACCGGACAGCTACGACGCGGCGGTGCTGGCGGCGGGGGCGTCGGTGCAGGCGGTGGAGGAGGTGATGTCGGGGCGGGCGAGCAACGCCTTCGCGCTGGTGCGGCCCCCGGGACACCACGCCGAGCCGGACAAGGCCATGGGCTTCTGCCTCTTCAACAACGTGGCCATCGCCGCGGAGGCCGCGCGCCGACAGGGTGCCGAGCGGGTGCTCATCCTGGACTGGGACGTGCACCATGGAAACGGCACGCAGGCGGCCTTCTGGAAGCGGCGGGACGTGCTCTACATGTCGGTGCACCAGTACCCCTACTACCCGGACACGGGCGCGCCGCACGACGTGGGCGAGGGCCCGGGCGAGGGCTACACCCTCAACTGCGGGCTGCCGGGAGGCTCGACGGACGCGGATTACGGGGCGATCTACCAGGACCTCTTCCTGCCGGTGGCGCAGGCCTACAAGCCGGACGTGGTGCTGGTGTCCGCGGGCTTCGACGCGCACCACAGGGACCCCATCGGGGGCATGGTGCTCACCGAGCGCGGCTTCGCGGCCATGTGCACGGACATGCTGGAGCTGGCGCAGAGCGCGTGCGGAGGAAAGCTGGTGCTGTTTCTGGAGGGGGGCTACTCGCTGGAGGGCCTCGCTCGCTCGGTGCACTGCTGCGTGGAGGTGATGGCGGGAGAGGCGAAGGACAGCTTCCCGGGAGGGGTCTCGCGGGAGGCGGCGGCGGCGCTGCGGAGCAGCCGCGAGGCACTCAGGCCCTACTGGTCCGTGCTGCGCGGGTGA
- a CDS encoding methyl-accepting chemotaxis protein, with translation MVSDYLETRLLDHGRAKARELARGPIQQGADPHDTRAMRAIGYLPEADDDFTYAAIISGTGDILLDGGERPAQLESVLVKVVQPGSPPIVELSNGDVLVSEVVPSEGEAMPRRIVVAVDFSPLRDILGQLTFLLIGAFIIGLGLVVGLIYVVTHRLILKPLERMMAVARKMAEGDLSGRVVAMDNSTGGELGQLAEALDGIGQSLRKTLGQVRGVSEVVSNVIEQLSRAGTTVSSGASTIQGRVEETSSSMEQMLASLRGIAENVEVLYQSAEESSSSIMEMAATNDEVAENVQAMAASVEETTSAIEEMTFSIKEVAKNIDELRDSTEETSTSISQMDSSIGQVEANANETARLSEQVSEDAQTGVEALRKTMHGLDRIKESTRGASGVIDSLGRRISEIGNILNVIDDVAEQTNLLALNAAIIAAQSGEHGKGFAVVADEIKDLAERTGASTKEIADLISRVQDESRNAVQVMNQGVRNVEEGVNLGREAESTLRKINDSAQKSTQMVKAIARATVEQSKGSKQVTQAIHRISETVLMISKASNEQAKGGEQIMNSAERMKAITAHVQRSSQEQAHGSKQITRSIENINEMVTHLNRAQKEQTKGSEQVLKAVEAIKGVSDHQTRSVKALEEAIDSLQRQSEVLRAEIRRFKV, from the coding sequence ATGGTCTCGGACTATCTCGAGACGAGACTCCTGGATCATGGCCGAGCCAAGGCCCGGGAGCTCGCGCGGGGCCCCATCCAACAGGGGGCCGACCCGCATGACACGCGGGCCATGCGCGCCATTGGCTATCTGCCGGAAGCCGATGACGACTTCACGTACGCCGCCATCATCTCTGGCACCGGGGACATCCTCCTCGACGGAGGCGAGCGGCCCGCGCAGCTCGAGTCCGTGCTGGTCAAGGTCGTCCAGCCGGGGTCACCTCCGATCGTCGAGCTGTCCAATGGGGACGTGCTCGTGTCCGAGGTGGTGCCCTCCGAGGGCGAGGCGATGCCGCGTCGGATCGTCGTGGCGGTGGACTTCTCGCCCCTGCGGGACATCCTGGGCCAGCTCACCTTCCTGTTGATTGGAGCCTTCATCATCGGCCTGGGGCTGGTGGTGGGGCTCATCTACGTCGTCACCCACAGGCTCATCCTCAAGCCGCTGGAGCGGATGATGGCGGTGGCGCGCAAGATGGCCGAGGGAGACCTGTCCGGCCGCGTGGTGGCGATGGACAACAGCACCGGGGGCGAGCTGGGCCAGCTGGCCGAGGCGCTCGACGGCATCGGCCAGTCGCTGCGCAAGACGCTCGGTCAGGTGCGCGGCGTGTCCGAGGTCGTCTCCAACGTCATCGAGCAGCTCTCGCGCGCGGGCACCACCGTGTCCTCGGGTGCCTCCACCATCCAGGGGCGCGTGGAGGAGACGTCCTCCTCCATGGAGCAGATGCTGGCCAGCTTGCGCGGCATCGCGGAGAACGTGGAGGTGCTCTACCAGAGCGCCGAGGAGAGCAGCTCCTCCATCATGGAGATGGCGGCCACCAACGACGAGGTGGCGGAGAACGTCCAGGCCATGGCCGCCAGCGTGGAGGAGACCACCAGCGCCATCGAGGAGATGACCTTCTCCATCAAGGAGGTCGCCAAGAACATCGACGAGCTGCGCGACTCCACCGAGGAGACGTCCACGTCCATCAGCCAGATGGACAGCTCCATCGGCCAGGTGGAGGCCAACGCCAACGAGACGGCGCGCCTGTCCGAGCAGGTGTCCGAGGACGCCCAGACGGGCGTGGAGGCCCTGCGCAAGACGATGCACGGCCTGGACCGCATCAAGGAGTCCACCCGTGGCGCCTCGGGCGTCATCGACAGCCTGGGCCGGCGCATCTCGGAGATCGGCAACATCCTCAACGTCATCGACGACGTGGCCGAGCAGACCAACCTGCTGGCGCTCAACGCCGCCATCATCGCCGCGCAGTCGGGCGAGCACGGCAAGGGCTTCGCGGTGGTGGCCGATGAAATCAAGGACCTGGCCGAGCGCACGGGTGCGTCCACCAAGGAGATCGCCGACCTCATCAGCCGGGTGCAGGACGAGAGCCGCAACGCGGTGCAGGTGATGAACCAGGGCGTGCGCAACGTGGAGGAGGGCGTGAACCTGGGCCGCGAGGCGGAGAGCACCCTGCGGAAGATCAACGACAGCGCGCAGAAGTCCACGCAGATGGTGAAGGCCATCGCCCGGGCGACGGTGGAGCAGTCCAAGGGCAGCAAGCAGGTGACGCAGGCCATCCACCGCATCTCCGAGACGGTGTTGATGATCTCCAAGGCCTCCAACGAGCAGGCCAAGGGCGGCGAGCAGATCATGAACAGCGCCGAGCGGATGAAGGCCATCACCGCCCACGTGCAGCGCAGCAGCCAGGAGCAGGCGCACGGCAGCAAGCAGATCACCCGCTCCATCGAGAACATCAACGAGATGGTCACCCACCTGAACCGGGCCCAGAAGGAGCAGACCAAGGGCAGCGAGCAGGTGCTCAAGGCGGTGGAGGCCATCAAGGGCGTGTCGGACCACCAGACGCGCTCGGTGAAGGCGCTGGAGGAGGCCATCGACAGCCTGCAGAGGCAGTCCGAAGTGCTCCGCGCCGAGATCCGGCGCTTCAAGGTGTGA
- a CDS encoding MFS transporter gives MSSRAVSERAVVFLIGAVQFVNILDFVMVMPLGPDFSAGLGIATSHIGTIGAAYTAAACVAGVVGSYFLDRFDRRKALAVAMLGLVVGTAAGGFATGLTSLLVARAMAGLFGGPATSLALSIIADLIPAERRGRAMGAVMGAFSVASVLGVPMAIKVAGWVDWRMPFFGVAGLGLLLAAAAIFFLPPMRGHLEREQVHKVSVRELFTRSDVLLSYTMATLINVAGFLVIPHLSTYVQNNLGQPRDQVEAIYFVGGLVSFVTLRIAGKAVDRLGSFRVGTVGVMLFMCTIYAVFLFPTSGPPLMLLFACFFLSNGVRNVAYSTLTSRVPEQSIRARFMSFQSAVQHLGAAAGAFLSSQMLFDLPGGQLGGLNRVVEGSILLSLTLPVMFFLVERRVRARDQASGTPLATGAPVAVGTGGTPPRS, from the coding sequence GTGAGCTCCCGTGCCGTCTCCGAGCGTGCCGTCGTCTTCCTGATCGGCGCGGTGCAGTTCGTCAACATCCTCGACTTCGTGATGGTGATGCCGCTGGGGCCCGATTTCTCGGCGGGACTGGGCATCGCCACCAGCCACATCGGCACCATCGGCGCGGCGTACACGGCGGCGGCGTGTGTGGCGGGAGTGGTGGGCAGCTACTTCCTGGACCGGTTCGACCGGCGCAAGGCGCTGGCGGTGGCCATGCTGGGACTGGTGGTGGGCACGGCGGCGGGGGGCTTCGCCACGGGGCTGACGTCGCTGCTGGTGGCGCGGGCGATGGCGGGTCTGTTCGGCGGTCCGGCCACGTCGCTGGCGCTGTCCATCATCGCGGATCTCATCCCGGCGGAGCGGCGCGGGCGGGCCATGGGCGCGGTGATGGGGGCCTTCTCGGTGGCGTCCGTGCTGGGCGTCCCCATGGCGATCAAGGTGGCGGGCTGGGTGGACTGGCGCATGCCCTTCTTCGGGGTGGCGGGCCTGGGTTTGTTGCTGGCGGCCGCGGCCATCTTCTTCCTGCCGCCGATGCGCGGGCACCTGGAGCGCGAGCAGGTCCACAAGGTGAGCGTGCGCGAGCTGTTCACCCGCTCGGACGTGCTCCTCTCCTACACGATGGCGACGCTGATCAACGTCGCGGGCTTCCTGGTCATCCCCCATCTGTCGACCTACGTGCAGAACAACCTGGGCCAGCCACGTGACCAGGTCGAGGCCATCTACTTCGTCGGCGGGCTGGTGAGCTTCGTGACGCTGCGGATCGCGGGCAAGGCGGTGGATCGGCTGGGCTCGTTCCGCGTGGGGACGGTGGGGGTGATGCTGTTCATGTGCACCATCTACGCCGTCTTCCTCTTCCCGACGTCCGGCCCGCCCCTGATGCTCCTCTTCGCGTGCTTCTTCCTGTCCAACGGGGTGCGCAACGTGGCGTACAGCACGCTCACCTCGCGCGTGCCCGAGCAGTCCATCCGCGCGCGCTTCATGTCCTTCCAGTCGGCCGTGCAGCACCTGGGGGCCGCGGCCGGTGCTTTCCTGTCCTCTCAGATGCTGTTCGATCTGCCGGGCGGACAGCTGGGCGGGTTGAACCGGGTGGTGGAGGGGTCCATCCTCCTGTCTCTTACACTTCCGGTGATGTTCTTCCTGGTGGAGCGCCGGGTGAGGGCGCGCGACCAGGCGTCCGGCACCCCGCTGGCCACGGGAGCGCCCGTGGCCGTCGGGACCGGGGGCACTCCCCCCCGCTCCTGA